accttgcgaggagacgccataacgtgtaccgaagaggtaccgcgaatacgtggcgcacatctcacatcgggatcgcgtttattgcgccccttgtctgaatcgcatctcgtcgtctgcgcctgtgcatgcagtttttgcaggcgccttaactagatggcgccaccatactggcggaggtagggtgcgctggcatcgaggcaccctaggcggaggctcgggtcgtctgtgcctgcgcgcgTGCCtaagggcgcgtataaagggaatttttcttctgcctgatagcaagcgcttgcgtggctcagtggtaaagtatccaacTCCCACGCAGAGGGCCTGGGCTCtgtcccggcggagaccgggtacttttcgcatttcgggcgatagcggttacgcggcggcggcggacaacaacgcgaaccgaaacggctattagaatgagcccataacagcttacgctgtaaaagaaatatGGTGCACGCTTACATCTGTGTGACTCCGAAAAGCATGCTCAAGGCCCAAGTTCGACCGCTTTTGAAGCTCTTGAACAAGGATTTTCAGTGTAACCAGGGTACGTCTTCCACGACAATCACTTCggtgatactatcgccttcgcgtgacgtagggCGCAACAAGCCAATCAGCTCATGCGAtttcgctcaaccagccaatcagcgcgcgcctgacggcgataCTGTCGCCAGGGCccaggcgatactatcgccgaaagtgatcttCGCAGAATACGTTCCCAGTATGCATCAGTGTTCCCTTGTATAGAGAATCTTGCGTCCGTGCGGTCGTGACACACCAACGGCAAGGTGGAAATTCGGGGAAACTAGAGAAGCAAACTGTGTGCCATATGTCAAACCGgtctatcgccgaaagtgatgcATACGTTGCCAGTATGCATCAGTGTTCGCTTATATAGAGAATCTTGCATCCGTGCGGTCGTGGCACACCAACGGCAAGGTGGAAATACGGGGAAACTAGAGGAGAAGCAAACTGCGTGTCACATGTCAAACCGATCTCTCAATTGTGTGCAGCAACTACGCGGACTGCGTGCGCACGCTCCTTTCGTGGGGCGCCAACCTGGCGGTGGAAGGACGCGCTGGGCCGCACCGTGCAGGACATGGTCGAGGAGTATGCCCTGGACGACGTGTCGGCGCTGCTCTCCGGCCTCTGGGCGCACGTCGACAAGTACACGCAGTCTCGAAAGCAGTCAGTATATTCACTCGCTTATATATATTATGTGCACGCATGTGACCGCAGATTCGCTACAGGCCATTTCACATTTCGCGGTTTCGGCAGGCGAACTtgcctaactttttttttaatgcgttctTCATCGTGACCTGCAAAATCATTTAGTCAACGAAAACAGTGATGCCGTAAGGTTATACCACAACTTTCTAATAGGGGCGACGCACTGTGGTTTTCATCGCTGTGCGTTTTATATTGGTTCATTTTCCTGCGAATATCTTTACACAGTATCGTCACGTTGTCGTGATGGTGAATAACTAGACTGCGGCACAGTGGCGAGTCAGGAAACTAACTTTTTTGGGCGAAGCTGTGCCCACAAAAAGGGTACACTCGGACAGAGTGATAATGACGAGCACATGAGTGGATCATCGAAAATCGATGTGATCTGCGGATCAGACGCGTTGGCTATTTATACATAGCTCAAAGAAACTTCCGGCGTAATCGCTGGCTCTCGCGTAAATTCTAGAATGCGCACCACTATTCACGTCACGCAGGCAATCTGATTGCACAAGGCTCGGCGACAACATAGGCAACAGATAGAACTAGCGATAACActtgagaaacttccgatacagaaaggcgcgtcttgcgtTGAGCGCTAGCTTATACCATTTGTTAGCCAGTAAATAGTAGTGAGTATGCACTTGCGCGGGTTGTCCTTGGTTGTTACAGAAAGTGGCCTTTATCAAAATTATGCAACCCATCTAGAGTGTGCATCCAATAGGATGCACTCTTGCAACGTTCTCCAGTCGCTTCGGAGGTGTGCCGCGCGGCCCAGATGACCGATTTGGCCTTTTGGCTTGTGACACTTGACAGGAACACTGTTCGCACCGACCAAGGAGGACCCACTGCATGCTTGGTCGCGTGTGTCATGTCTCTGCTGTTTTGATGGCTGCATCAAGGAAGGAAATAAGCTAGCAAGGGGCATTACGTTACGCAGCCAGCCTTGACAAGCCAACTAGTCGAGAAGCCATTCCTTTTGCTTTTGTCCCTCAaaaagtcggcccaacacgtgacttCTAAGCCTCAGCGTATTGCCGAGACTATTTGTTTCTCGGTAGTTTTTAATCAATGCGGCAGTTGCTCAGCTGCCTGCTGTAGGTATAGCTCTGCCGGCAGAGCGGGagcactaaaacctaccgcgctaTCTGACCTGGCGATCACGAGTTGGGCAGACTCGTTTGGCTTCAACCGCGTTGCGCAATTAGTACCCCCACTTAGTTCTTTCCTTCCTGTATGGTTGGCTGCAACAGCATCGACTGCATCAGCGTGAACTCAATTCGCAGGAACGGGCAGTCAGGGAGCAGCGGCCGGAAGCGTTCGACCCGAAAGCTGGTGCAGATGGCAGCAGCAGCCATGGGCAAGCGGTGACCGCGGAAGCAAGCTCATCGTGCCTTTCGACCTTCAGCCATTGGGATGAGGACTGGACCGCGCCACAAAGTGCGAACACTCCCGACATAGCTGCAACCGAACTGCCAAGTACCCGGACCGGCTTGTCGGAAATTGAGGTCGCGATTACGGTACCACGCCGCCCACCATACAAAGCGTTCATTGACGCGCCACGCCGGCAGGCATCGCGTCGCATGGTAACCGCCAAGACACTGGCTAGCATCTGAAGCCAGGAAACTTGTCCCAGTGATCATTGTTCACTACACGAACgtggggtgctattctggacacacCCTTCCGCCGTGTTGGCGTTTTGGTCCACTCAAATCTTGTCAACCAATCAgaactgacaagatggcgaatttgacaatatggcggaatttgacagcGCTCGGATGACGACAAAATTGGCTACCGAACAGCCGAGTCGTCAGCTGAGCAGCAACGCAGCGGCGCCTTCAGAAAAATGCCAAAGCGTCGAGGCGCACACACTCAAAGAGCAACAGAGCTGAACAACGATTGAGCCTGGTGCTGACAGTTCGTCGCTTCGGGCCTAGACGAGATGCCGGAAATTCGGCAACATGCGGCAGGTGCCTCAGCAATAGAACATCTTATTTCCTGCAAGCCGGTCCTGGTAAAGGGCGCTGCTGCTTGGTTGGCGCCAGAAAAACACATTCTACATAACACGTTGACAGGAGTTGCAGCGTCTGGCACAAGGGAAGCGTTATCAGCAACACAAGGGACGCGTTCTATGCACTCATGCGATTCACAAGAAGACACGGCTACCTCTGACATGATTACTGATCTGTGTCAGGTGCTGAAATAATTTATAGACAACACAATGGTGGCTGTCATTCCATCTGAATTGTCCGCGTGGCGATAATATTGTTATGAAGACACTGGTCATTTCATGTCGGTCGTTATACGCGGTTCTGCGTGTATTCGCCCTTAGTTTTCAGAGTCGATAGCAACGAAATTCTGAAGCCTCTACACATCATAAGAGGAGGCTCGGTCAAAATTTCTCGGTGACATTAccctgaacacacacacacacaaaatgtgTTTTCAATTTCGACAGTCTTATTCAGCACGTCTTAATccattggagaaaaaaaaattcagcgtcGTAAATGAAGCTGTAATCTCCGTGCATGAAAGAATGTTTCTCATCCCAAGTTTTCTATGAAAGTTATAAAATGAAGGGACCACAAAATGGGGGAGTTTTTCTGGCGCGTCAGTGGAAGTTATCGGCGCGATAAATTCGCAACAATCTCACCTCAACACCGCTCGAACTTGCCGCAAATAGCCCGCAGGACAAATCCCCACACAGAGCGGCGCGAGTGAGTTCATCGTAACTAGTACGACGATAACGAAAAGGTGCTGTGATCGCTGTTAGTTTGTGCGTCGTAGCAATTAGCGCTTCCATCACAGCCATTTGCGAAACAGACTGCACTGCAGGCCCCACGTTTGAAAGATCAGCACGCTTTACGTGGAACAAAATTTGTTACTGCGAACGGTTGTGGCAGCTCCGATCTAATAAATGCGCTAAAGGAGACCACTCTCAGTTCATGCAGCGGTTATTTTATGAAAACATATTATCTGCGAGAGCTCAATATGTACAGGGTACCCAGCAAGCTTTAGCTAAGGTTTCAAAAATATGCCGCTGTGCTAGGGCACATAACTAAATGCATGATGGCCACTCTACGGacatagtattttttttttttttacattcttctCAATAACAAAGAATTATTCAGCTTGGCGAATATTAAATTTGGGATCTGTGTGAGATGTGCATAAGTCAGTTCGACAACTTTCTCAGTATAGAAAAATAGGACTTGCACCACAATGTGGCCAAGATGGTTTTGTTTTCGTCTTCATATAGCGTACAGGCACACTTCTAAAAGCTTCGCTGAAGTTATAGCTGGGATAGCCTGTACAATGCGGTTCAACGAGCATAGAAATTATATGTAAAATTTGGCTAGAAATAGATGGTTCATAATGTTACCGTCCGTCGAGCTTCTTGCATTAGCACCATTACAAATTCGTTGTGGCAGTTATGGACTCGAGCTCCAAGGTGAAAATCCAGAGTATCCTCATGTAGGAAGCCTCCTAAGCTGTGGAACGGACCTCCATTCAACAGTTTTCAAATATTTCTGTGTAAAGGGTAGTTTTCAATATGCAAAACAAACACCTATCTGAGCTCAGCGAGATACATACACTAATCAACAGCCTTTGAATTAGGACAGCGAagatattgaaaaaagaaaacattgaaatATATGGTTAAACTTTAAGTTGCTGTAAAGAAACATGATAAGAGCAGACAACAGAAGTGAGCCATACGCGTGCAATGTAGTCTTAAGCCAAGTAAGATATTTGTCGTTGAGTGATGTCAGGCTGCTACCGGTCAAAGAAGATGTGCAGGTTTTTGAATCGCAAATGGCACGAGTGAGGAAGTTGCTGCAGGGACAATGGAAGCCACCGTCAAGAGAAGCGCGCTATATATGCAACTGGGAAATCAATTTACTCGTTGCCGAGTATGCGCCGTAGATGTTAGAAGTCGCGGTGCTCTCACAGAGAGCGCATTTCGAACAAAACAGGCCAGCGATGCTGCAGTATTGTTTCGCCTTTGAGGCGAGCTGTTCATTCATCCATTCAGCTGTACATTTAATAATGGGACAACGCCTGCTGTGCGCAGCGTCTTGTCCACACTTTCCTCATCGCTAACCCGCCTTTCTACAGCGAAGAGTGAGACGCGGTGTACAACTCGCCCGTACGGAAACTCGTGCTGTTTCATGGGTCTGGTAGCTCGATTCCGCCGAGATTATATAGTTCATTAAGGAGCTGCAGTCACCACCTCAAGTGCGACACCAACAAAAGCGGCACCAAAGCAGCACAAAGAGCTCACATATTGTTtcaaaaacaaacga
This region of Dermacentor silvarum isolate Dsil-2018 chromosome 5, BIME_Dsil_1.4, whole genome shotgun sequence genomic DNA includes:
- the LOC119453970 gene encoding ankyrin repeat and SOCS box protein 9; translated protein: MQPAEPPVPQTHQFLRPTIEIDRSDILHTAKPEIDEGDFGVGLSYTKMTEAEFVARLSIHEAARTGDLHVIKLLLKSDPKRMETVDERGWTPIHLAAANGHAEVVRYLAVEGADVAALDPTSYTAMHLAAMNGHNACLEVLLKVGADVDNITADGFTPLHLAALNNYADCVRTLLSWGANLAVEGRAGPHRAGHGRGVCPGRRVGAALRPLGARRQVHAVSKAERAVREQRPEAFDPKAGADGSSSHGQAVTAEASSSCLSTFSHWDEDWTAPQSANTPDIAATELPSTRTGLSEIEVAITVPRRPPYKAFIDAPRRQASRRMVTAKTLASI